The genome window TGCAGGACGCTTTCCGCCAAAGATGGCCCTTTCCGCCAACTCTCCCCGCGATCCTCCGAGAAGAAGATCCCCCCATCGGTCACCACGAAGAGTCGCCGCCCATCCCGTCGCGATTGAAGGATCGCCTTCACTCCCCCGAGAGGACGCACCCGCCAACTCTGTCCCCCGTCTTCGCTGAGGAAGAACCCCCCCTCAAGTCCCCCTTTCAGCACTCCGCAGTAGATGCGCTCGGGAATTTCCCGATCCGGAAGGACATCGGTGATCACCCAGCTCGAAAACCCACGATTCGCGGGACGGAATGTCATCCCCCCATCTTGGCTGAGCCAGACGCCTCCTTCCTCGGTCGCAATCAGCACCCGCGACGGTCGCTGCGGATGAAGGGCGATGTCTTGCACGGTCAACCTTCTATTTGTTATCAGACGCCATGTCGCCCCACCATCCCCCGTCCTCCATAATCCCTCCGTCGTCCCCGCGAAGAGCACATCCCTCTGACCTGCCAGCTTCGCCAATGCCAATACGCGCCGGCTTCGCGACGGCAGTCCCGTCATCCGCCGCCAACTTCGTCCCCCGTCCGTCGAACGATAGACCCCTGTGCACGCGCTCAACCACAGAAGGTTCGGATCCCGTTCGTCAATGAGGATGTTGAAGACTTCAGAATCGTCAATGATCCCTGTCTCTCGACTTCCCGCTCGCGTCCATGTTCGTCCCCCGTCGGTGGTCTTCCACGGCAAGTGCCATGTCCCCACATAGAGCGTTCGATCCGAGCGCGGATCAATGGCAACGGACTCCACGTTCCGAATCTCCGGATCCTCGGCCGGCGAGATGCGTCGCCATGACTCTCCCCGATCCTCGCTGCGAAAAACCCCATCCAATGCCGTGAAAATCAAAACACGGGGATCGCTCGGCGCTTGCGCCAAAGCTCGCACCGAATGCCCCTCGGTCCCGGGCAGCAATGCCCACGTCCGCCCACCATCGCGGCTCCGGTAAATCCCCCCTCCTCGTTCGGCGAGCACCTGCCACCCGGCTACATAGATGGTTTTCGAATCTTCAGCGTCCACGAGAATTCGAGAGACGCAGAATCCCGGGCGATGGAATCCAGTGAGCTTCGTCCAGCTCTCCCCCCCATCTTCGGAGAGATAGAGCTGCCCATCGCAAGTCCCGACGAAAACTCGATCCGGATGCCGCGGATCAACAGCCAGTCGCCGCGCCTCTCCCCCATAGGGCCCGATCAAATGCCATTGCCAGTCGCGTTCCACCTCCGCTTGCCCGCTCATCGCCATCCCCATCGCGAGCAGCCCCCCCATGATGCCCAGTGCGAGTCTCCGTCGCATCTCCCCTCCGCCGGCTCTGGAATCAGGCGTAGATCCCGCGCATGCGCACGTCATAGGCCACGCGATCAATCGCCAGCATGTACGCTGCCGTCCGCATGCTCACTCCGTAGCGCGTCGCATAGGCGAGCACATCGCGAAAGCTGTTGGTCATGACCTCCTTCAGCCGATGGTTCACAACCCGTTCGTTCCAGTAATAGCCCATTCGATTCTGCACCCACTCGAAATAGCTCACCGTCACCCCGCCGGCATTGGCCAAGATGTCCGGCAGCACGAAGATCCCTCGCTCTTGGAGAATCCGATCGGCCTGTGCCGTCGTCGGCCCGTTCGCCCCCTCGCAGAGGATCCGACACCGCAGGCGCTCGGCATTGCGCGAGGTGATCTGGTTCTCGACGGCCGCCGGAATCAAGATCTCACATTCCAGTTCCAACAACTCCGCATTGGTGATCGGCTCTGCATTCGGATACCCGCGGAAGCTCTTCTCCGAACGGTGGTATTCCAAGACCTCGGGAATGTTCAAGCCTTGAGCGTTGAAAATCCCCCCGTGCACGTCCGAGATGGCGATCACTGTGTATCCGGCTTCATGGAAGAGCCGGGCCGCCACCCCCCCCACATTGCCCGCTCCTTGAATGACAACTCGCGCCCCCTTGGGCGAGAGCCCCAGATGCCGAAAAGCTTCGTTGGCGACGATCAAAAGCCCGCGCCCGGTCGCCTCGCGCCGTCCCGCCGATCCCCCCAATCCGATCGGTTTGCCCGTCACCGAGGCTGTCACCACATGCCGCGCGTGCATCGAATAGGTGTCCATGATCCATGCCATGACCTGCTCGTCCGTGTTCAAATCCGGCGCCGGAACATCCCGCTCCGGTCCCAAGATATCCAGAAGCTGCGCCGTATACCGCCGCGTCAACCGCTCCAATTCCCCCCGCGATAATTCGGCCGGATTGCACACGACTCCTCCCTTTGCGCCCCCGAACGGGATGTTCACGACCGCACACTTCCACGTCATCCACGCCGCCAGCGCCCGAATCTCGTCCAGCGTCACATCGGGCGCGAAGCGAATCCCCCCTTTGGCCGGCCCTCGCGCGAAATTGTGCTGCACGCGATATCCGACGAACACTTCCAAATGCCCATCGTCCATGATCACGGGGATGTAAATGGTCACCTCCAAGCTCGGATATCGCATGAACGTGTACAGATCCGGTTCCAAACGAAGGAGCCGCGCCGCCTGATCGAAATGATAGAGCATCGAGTCAAGCGGATTCTCCTCCTTCACCTCCTCGACTCTCTCGAATTCCCTCATCGGTCCCTCCCTTGCGGTGAAACGTCATCCCTCTTCGCGCAAGATTTTAACACACTCGCTGGTCAAGACAATGCTCCGCCCTCGCGTTGCCCATGGACATGGGAGCGATCTATACTTTCTCGGTTATGGGCGAGCACACGACGCTCCTTGTGCGCGGCGCGCGCGTACACAATCTCAAGAACATCACCTGCGAGATCCCGCACGGGAGCCTCACCGTCATCACCGGTGTCTCCGGTTCGGGGAAATCGAGCTTGGCCTTCGACACGATCTACGCCGAAGGTCAACGCCGATACGTGGAGTCTCTTTCGGCCTACGCCCGTCAGTTCCTCGAACGCATGAGGAAACCGGACGTGGATGAGATCACGGGCCTCTGCCCGGCAATCGCCATCCAACAGAAACCCCTCAGCCGCAACCCGCGCTCCATCGTTGCCACGCAGACGGAGATCTACGACTATTTGCGATTGCTGTTCGCCCGCATCGGCCGCGTCTATTGCCTGACGTGCCAGAGCGAGGTCATTCGCCAAACTCCGGACACGATCGCCGATCACCTCTTACAACTGCCCGAAGGACTCCGCTTCTACGTCCTCTTCCCACTCTCCCGCAAAGTCGAAAACGGACGCTCCCGCCGCGAGGCGCTCTCGCCGAAGGCACGGTTGCTCGCCTTGCAGCAACGAGGGTTCACGCGCCTTTACGTGCATGGCCAGGTCGTGGAGATCACCGATCTCCAAACTCTTCCCGCTCTCGATGAGACGAGCGTCCTCGTGGATCGCCTCGTCCTCCGTCCCGATATCCGATCCCGCTTGATCGATTCGCTGGAACTCTGCTATCGCGAAGGCGATGGCGTCGCCGAGATTGTGCTCCTTAGCGATCCCCCGCAGAAACTCACCTTCACCGCGCATCTGACCTGCCCGCGCTGTCAAACTCGATATATCGAGCCCGAGCCGCAGCTCTTCAGCTTCAACAGCGCCCACGGCGCCTGTCCCAACTGCCAGGGCTTCGGGAATCTCATCGGGCTCGATCTGAATCTGGTCATCCCCGATCGCGAGCGCTCGCTGCAAGAGGGAGCCATCGAACCCTGGACGAAACCTCAATTCGAATGGGCGCAGGAGGAACTGCTCGCCTTCTGCCGCCGCATGAGAATCCCAACCGATGTCCCTTTCTCCCAACTCTCCCGAGAGCACCAACGCTGGATCATCCAAGGAAAAGGCGATTTCCCCGGTATCCGCGGCTTCTTCGAGTGGCTGGAGACGAAGAAGTACAAACTGCATGTGCGCGTCTTCCTGAGCAAATATCGTGGCTATACGACTTGCTCCTCCTGCAAAGGCACGCGCTTGAGACTCGAGGCCTTGGCCGTGCGCGTCGGTGGGAAGACGCTCCCGGAGATCTGCGCCATGAGCATCGGTGAATGCGCCGCCTTTTTCGCCTCGCTCACGCTCACCCCTCAAGAAGAGGCGATTGCTGGC of Blastocatellia bacterium contains these proteins:
- a CDS encoding Glu/Leu/Phe/Val dehydrogenase, whose translation is MREFERVEEVKEENPLDSMLYHFDQAARLLRLEPDLYTFMRYPSLEVTIYIPVIMDDGHLEVFVGYRVQHNFARGPAKGGIRFAPDVTLDEIRALAAWMTWKCAVVNIPFGGAKGGVVCNPAELSRGELERLTRRYTAQLLDILGPERDVPAPDLNTDEQVMAWIMDTYSMHARHVVTASVTGKPIGLGGSAGRREATGRGLLIVANEAFRHLGLSPKGARVVIQGAGNVGGVAARLFHEAGYTVIAISDVHGGIFNAQGLNIPEVLEYHRSEKSFRGYPNAEPITNAELLELECEILIPAAVENQITSRNAERLRCRILCEGANGPTTAQADRILQERGIFVLPDILANAGGVTVSYFEWVQNRMGYYWNERVVNHRLKEVMTNSFRDVLAYATRYGVSMRTAAYMLAIDRVAYDVRMRGIYA